The following is a genomic window from Crossiella equi.
GCGCACCGCCCGCGGCAGCACCAGCCCGGCGCCCAGGACGGCCGAGACCAGGACCGCGGTGCGCACCGCCTCGCCGTGCGAACCGTCCGCCCACAGCGCCCACCCGGTGAGCGCGCCGACGAGGACGACCACCACCGCCAGCAGTGTGCTGACGTGCTTCTCAGGCAGGGACAACCGGTTCATGCCCACGAGCTTGGGTCAGCCCGGTCACGGTCCGGTCATCAGAGGGGTTGCGAGTCAAGCACTCCGGACAAGTGTGTCCGCGGCGTGACCGGCTCAGGCCGCGGGGGTGTGACCCGGTGGACCCGTGCCGCTTTCCGACGGGAAGGACAACGCGAAAAGTTGGAAAATCCAACCCCGTTGTGGGCCAACGCTATGCTGCCCCGGTGTCATGGAACTGGGACCCGTCTCTCTACTCCGGCAGCGCCCACTTCTACGCCCGGGGCCGCATGCCCTACCCATCCTCCCTGGCCACCACCCTGGCGGCGGAGCTCGCCCTGGACGGCACCGGCCGCCTGCTGGACATCGGCTGCGGACCGGGCTCGCTGACCCTGTTGCTGGCCAACCACTTCGCCCACGTGGTGGGCCTGGACGCCGACCACGGCATGCTGGCAGTGGCCCGCTCCCGGGCGCCATCCTTGACCTGGGTGCACCTCCGTGCCGAGGACCTGCCCGCCGACCTGGGCACCTTCGACGTGGTCACCTTCGCCCAGTCCTTCCACTGGCTGGACCGCCCGGCCGTCGCGTCGACCGTCCGCGACATGCTGACCCCGGACGGCGTCTGCGTGCACGTGGGCGCGAGCACCCACCGGGGCGACCCGGTCCCCGGCCTGCCCCAGCCCCCGCACGACCGCATCGGCGTCCTGGTCCGCGCCCACCTGGGCCCACTGCGCCGCGCGGGACAGGGCGTGTTGTTGCGGGGCACGGCATCCGGGGAGGAGGAGGTCTACGCCGGGGCCGGGTTCCGGCACGCCGGACGCCTGTCGGTGCCGGGCCAGGTCATCACCCGCGACGCCGACGACGTGGTCGCCTCGGTCTTCTCCCTGTCCAGCTCGGCCCCGCACCTGTTCGGCGAGCGCCTGCCGGAGTTCGAGTCGCGGCTGCGGGCGCTGCTGCACGAGGTGAGTCCGAGCGGGGAGTTCGCCGAGCACACCAGGGACATCACCCTGGACCTGTGGCGGCCGTAGGGCTACCGCATGCCCGGCCGGGCCAGCGGCCCGTCCCGAGTCTGGATCACCGTGCCGCTGACCTCGTTGTGCCGCACCCGTCACCGGTAGCCGGTGCGGCTGCGGCCCGTGGCGAAGACCAGCACGATCACCGCGGTCAGCGCCAGCCAGCCCGGCCAGCCCAGGAAGCCGAGCTGGTTGAGCGCCTCGGGGTCACGCAGTGCCTCCGCGCTCGGGAACACCGCGTTGGTCGCGGTCACGACCGTGTTGTTCACACCGTGCGCCAGCACGCAGGGCCACACCGAACCTGAGGCCAGGCGCAGCCAGCCGACCAGCACGCCCAGCAGCACCGTGAAGACCAGGAACGGGACCAGCTGGGCGAAGTCGCGTCCGCCGAGGACGTAGATCGGCAGGTGCCACAGCCCCCAGACCACCCCGGAGGCCAGCAGCGCGGGCCAGGTGCCCAGCGGCAGCAGGCGGGGGAGCAGGAAACCGCGCCAGCCCCACTCCTCGCACCACATCATCGGCAGCCACACCACCAACAACAGCAGCGAGGTGCCCAGGGCCGTCCCGATCAGGTCCCACGGGATGCCGGTGGCGCCGAGGGTGTTCGGGGCGAACGTCGCGCGCAGGCCGGAGAAGCCGGTCAGGTCGGCCTCGTAGGTCCCGGCGAGGGCGCCGAGGGCCAGGGCGGCCAGGTTCGTCACGGGCAGCAGCAGGAGCGCGGGCCAGAGCCAGCGGGCGGCGGGCGGGCGCAGCGCGGTGGCGGCGCGGACCGAGTCCGGGCGGACCCGCCAGCGCAGCGTGACCCAGGTGGCCAGCGCGACGCAGGC
Proteins encoded in this region:
- a CDS encoding CPBP family intramembrane glutamic endopeptidase — protein: MTTTTRAPAVPWTDLGVFLALAFGLTWLVWTPALLGAEIPAQVLITLSMACVALATWVTLRWRVRPDSVRAATALRPPAARWLWPALLLLPVTNLAALALGALAGTYEADLTGFSGLRATFAPNTLGATGIPWDLIGTALGTSLLLLVVWLPMMWCEEWGWRGFLLPRLLPLGTWPALLASGVVWGLWHLPIYVLGGRDFAQLVPFLVFTVLLGVLVGWLRLASGSVWPCVLAHGVNNTVVTATNAVFPSAEALRDPEALNQLGFLGWPGWLALTAVIVLVFATGRSRTGYR
- a CDS encoding class I SAM-dependent methyltransferase, yielding MSWNWDPSLYSGSAHFYARGRMPYPSSLATTLAAELALDGTGRLLDIGCGPGSLTLLLANHFAHVVGLDADHGMLAVARSRAPSLTWVHLRAEDLPADLGTFDVVTFAQSFHWLDRPAVASTVRDMLTPDGVCVHVGASTHRGDPVPGLPQPPHDRIGVLVRAHLGPLRRAGQGVLLRGTASGEEEVYAGAGFRHAGRLSVPGQVITRDADDVVASVFSLSSSAPHLFGERLPEFESRLRALLHEVSPSGEFAEHTRDITLDLWRP